Proteins encoded together in one Candidatus Lariskella endosymbiont of Epinotia ramella window:
- a CDS encoding serine protease, whose translation MEHLNKAIVTIRSILHGSIYGAQSAIATAKGFILDKKNGLLLTNKHIANKTLIQDLYVTFFNNHHVASSLLYNDPEHDFAIIQVAAYEVPEACMQLRLSEVLVKRFICCYIMKTE comes from the coding sequence ATGGAGCATTTAAACAAAGCTATCGTTACTATAAGAAGCATATTACATGGTTCTATATATGGAGCGCAGAGTGCAATTGCAACAGCCAAGGGATTCATATTGGATAAGAAGAATGGATTATTGCTCACAAATAAGCATATAGCGAATAAAACATTAATACAGGATTTATATGTAACATTCTTCAACAATCATCATGTAGCAAGCAGCCTTTTGTATAACGATCCTGAGCATGATTTTGCAATAATTCAGGTTGCAGCTTATGAAGTCCCAGAGGCTTGCATGCAACTGCGTTTAAGTGAAGTGCTGGTGAAGCGGTTTATATGCTGCTATATAATGAAGACGGAGTGA